A single window of Metallosphaera hakonensis JCM 8857 = DSM 7519 DNA harbors:
- a CDS encoding twin-arginine translocation signal domain-containing protein — MSHLKLSRRDFLKVSGAAALGTALILGANSVAKKIFDTFSETNYTLNYPSDEIVYSNCFQCLGRCALEIVRTPTGFPRFITGTIGWHINDGGVCPRGASDVYYYFAPARLRYPLLRAGDRGSGKWMAIDYDTAFDILVNGASAKSWSNLGITPQELGVSNFQGLMQIRETNPHSLAFFQGRDQLIPGITAGFFAGNYGTANAGAHGGFCSMNVYTAGVYVTGAPVWEYAGPDEERAQYFILAGLAGDHFPNWMRRIIARIRENGGKVVTIAPERFGFYSVSDEHLFINPAMDGALAMGWIRVLHDFHYYVYKAYLASTGQGPQVINPVTLTPVQPAYDSASGQLIMQTVTPSGQVQSIPSLGDIPSTAVFPHIDEDFLRYYTNMSWLVIVNPNPQNGDALDPTDPTAGNNVGLHLRMPVSNAQYSSSHPWLEAIMGNDGNVYSYVDTPWQKNVMPIITMDELPSTMQSSIVQVPYKLKDGTSVKVPAIQVTVPKALGSTETITLTVTTAFELFRAELLNYDPYTPSASSPQYGSLNVANLAGIPHNTVIRIANELATVAFQKSIYEPAQWVDYLGRYHDHVVGRPVSIYFMRGLAAHANGFMSSAALYYLVLMLGAWDNPGADLYKYPYPHYFPGHAVPPHPLANSPQIDSNIASAISGSNLTIPKGRSGFLKTEYIYNDGTVDIKNVTVVGAGPYGFPDGPDDLVLYSSGRPLLIDRGYSWEIPLSTQRSISAVAYTTYFANKYPNQVMPYTINAMMWYITAPYWNNAYTLTDLLQKVTEKDSSGNYVIPFTVSFDLFMQETDNVVDLVMPDLSFLEIYGFHSTFDRPTSLPQGPSDSLNWPALPSMYPVLSTGDTLLTLLWLLRAYPGQKSITPTDNPHYTTQDPITGGSLISPVSVTDPISGTQILAQGQPGLISSAMYILKSGTLLAGYGSNFEYILADSEGKQVPNPQQLKLYASFVPASSNQQSVINQILTSVGSGQTFSTAPTFKIGASDRSSGTEHYFRIPVKFQPGLQSKLQDIINKYAPNMSLNDINPGYVKVGKGGAAYVLPPSIRYMRNVNMFYFLGWGAYMPGGYGPIGLPYVHRIYLEYLQKFRLAAAGKWTGYNAAYYYYYLKTGNANLKVPSVLPNDSYGQALAKNILDYHRPFGGYYPPPAWSSNITADGINENNYPLTFFVRRHDRTYHTWSFNVPWLIAIMPYTPVMLSSADPYVQSMGIQSGDMVQFEAINEPWSGGLRTTLTAVAFLDNATRPGAAWVIVSAQALPGFRSQTPDSPQVKYSVLNNWANISYMPPSRGGQLSPTTDKAFPIMYLDPITGQTSWHDSRIKIVGKSTASQVQVTANRFTYMGQDFANQDILSTILNQMSGQISVSSSPSQPTFAQPVNVPHLRFDANNMTSTSIWSYVSPGSLAPSYTIGTYKVRYGFATDPSSQG, encoded by the coding sequence ATGAGCCACTTGAAATTGTCCAGAAGGGACTTTCTAAAGGTAAGTGGGGCAGCTGCTCTCGGTACTGCCTTAATTCTGGGAGCTAATTCGGTGGCCAAGAAGATATTTGATACCTTCTCTGAAACTAATTACACCCTAAATTATCCCAGCGACGAAATCGTGTACTCCAACTGTTTCCAGTGCCTGGGGAGATGCGCGCTGGAGATAGTGAGGACTCCAACGGGTTTCCCTAGGTTCATAACAGGTACCATCGGATGGCACATAAACGATGGAGGGGTCTGTCCAAGGGGAGCATCAGACGTTTATTACTACTTTGCCCCAGCTAGGCTGAGATATCCCCTTCTGAGGGCAGGGGATAGGGGATCTGGAAAATGGATGGCTATAGATTATGATACCGCTTTTGATATCCTCGTGAACGGGGCCTCAGCTAAGAGTTGGAGTAACCTCGGTATCACTCCACAGGAGCTGGGCGTGTCCAACTTCCAAGGATTAATGCAAATAAGGGAGACCAACCCACATTCCCTAGCTTTCTTCCAGGGCAGGGATCAGTTGATACCGGGTATAACGGCCGGTTTCTTTGCTGGGAATTACGGTACAGCTAACGCAGGAGCACACGGTGGATTCTGCTCGATGAACGTTTACACAGCTGGGGTTTATGTAACAGGAGCGCCAGTCTGGGAGTATGCTGGGCCAGATGAGGAAAGAGCCCAATATTTTATCCTTGCCGGATTAGCGGGAGATCATTTCCCCAATTGGATGAGGAGAATAATTGCCAGAATAAGGGAGAATGGAGGGAAAGTAGTTACTATAGCTCCCGAGAGGTTCGGGTTCTACTCGGTCTCCGACGAGCACTTGTTCATCAATCCAGCAATGGACGGAGCTCTAGCGATGGGATGGATAAGGGTTCTACATGACTTCCATTACTATGTTTATAAGGCTTATCTGGCGTCCACAGGACAAGGTCCTCAGGTTATAAATCCCGTTACCTTAACTCCTGTTCAACCAGCTTACGACTCAGCCTCAGGACAATTGATAATGCAAACGGTAACGCCTTCAGGGCAAGTCCAATCCATACCTAGCCTCGGGGACATACCGAGCACTGCTGTATTCCCTCATATAGACGAGGACTTCCTTAGGTATTACACTAATATGTCATGGTTGGTAATAGTAAATCCAAACCCTCAAAACGGCGATGCTCTAGATCCGACAGATCCCACAGCAGGAAATAATGTGGGCCTTCATCTGAGGATGCCCGTGAGCAATGCACAATATAGTAGTTCTCACCCGTGGCTTGAGGCCATCATGGGCAATGACGGAAACGTTTACTCCTACGTAGATACCCCATGGCAGAAGAACGTGATGCCCATAATTACCATGGATGAGTTGCCCTCGACCATGCAGTCAAGCATAGTTCAAGTGCCATATAAACTCAAGGATGGAACTTCAGTAAAGGTTCCAGCTATCCAGGTTACGGTTCCCAAGGCGCTTGGGTCAACTGAGACAATCACGCTCACAGTGACGACTGCATTTGAACTGTTCAGGGCTGAACTCCTTAACTACGATCCATACACCCCATCAGCTTCATCTCCTCAGTATGGTTCATTGAACGTAGCTAACCTGGCTGGAATTCCGCATAATACCGTAATAAGGATAGCCAACGAATTAGCCACTGTAGCTTTTCAGAAATCGATCTATGAACCGGCGCAATGGGTCGATTATCTAGGGCGATATCACGATCATGTTGTTGGAAGGCCAGTATCCATATATTTCATGAGGGGTCTCGCAGCCCATGCTAACGGTTTCATGAGTTCTGCAGCCCTATATTACTTGGTTCTAATGTTGGGAGCCTGGGATAACCCAGGAGCTGACCTATACAAGTACCCGTATCCACACTATTTCCCAGGTCATGCAGTTCCTCCTCACCCCCTAGCCAATTCCCCTCAAATTGACTCTAACATTGCGTCAGCGATAAGCGGATCTAATCTGACTATCCCGAAGGGTAGATCGGGTTTCCTGAAGACGGAGTACATCTACAACGACGGTACTGTTGACATAAAGAACGTAACTGTTGTCGGTGCTGGACCTTATGGGTTTCCAGACGGTCCTGACGATCTCGTTCTCTATAGTTCTGGCAGGCCATTACTCATAGACAGAGGATACAGCTGGGAAATTCCCTTATCTACCCAGAGATCAATATCAGCCGTTGCTTATACAACCTATTTCGCTAACAAGTATCCAAATCAAGTGATGCCCTACACAATCAACGCAATGATGTGGTATATCACAGCTCCGTACTGGAACAACGCTTACACCCTCACGGATCTACTCCAGAAGGTTACAGAGAAGGACTCAAGCGGTAATTACGTGATTCCATTCACAGTTAGCTTCGACCTATTCATGCAGGAGACCGATAACGTGGTAGATCTTGTAATGCCCGATCTCTCCTTCCTGGAAATTTACGGATTCCACAGTACCTTCGATAGGCCCACAAGTTTACCACAAGGGCCTTCGGACTCATTGAACTGGCCGGCATTACCTTCCATGTACCCAGTGCTATCTACAGGTGACACTCTACTCACCTTGTTGTGGCTACTGAGGGCCTATCCAGGACAGAAATCAATTACTCCCACCGACAACCCGCATTACACTACTCAGGATCCCATAACCGGAGGTAGCCTGATCAGTCCAGTGAGCGTGACGGATCCAATAAGTGGGACCCAGATATTAGCTCAGGGTCAGCCCGGTTTGATTTCCTCGGCGATGTATATTCTCAAGTCAGGCACACTCTTGGCAGGATATGGGAGCAACTTCGAGTATATCTTGGCAGACTCGGAAGGTAAGCAGGTCCCGAACCCACAACAATTGAAGCTATACGCCTCCTTCGTCCCAGCATCCTCAAACCAGCAGAGCGTTATAAATCAAATATTAACCAGCGTGGGTTCAGGCCAAACCTTCTCCACTGCTCCTACTTTCAAGATAGGCGCAAGTGATAGGTCGTCTGGGACAGAACATTACTTTAGGATTCCCGTGAAGTTCCAGCCTGGTTTGCAATCGAAGCTTCAGGATATAATAAATAAGTACGCCCCCAACATGTCACTCAACGACATAAACCCAGGTTACGTCAAGGTAGGTAAGGGAGGAGCGGCTTACGTTCTTCCTCCGTCCATCAGATACATGAGAAACGTCAATATGTTCTACTTCCTAGGATGGGGCGCGTACATGCCGGGAGGATATGGACCCATAGGGTTGCCTTATGTTCACAGGATTTATCTAGAATATCTCCAGAAGTTTAGGTTGGCAGCTGCAGGTAAGTGGACTGGATACAACGCGGCCTACTACTACTATTACCTGAAGACGGGGAACGCCAACCTGAAGGTGCCCTCAGTGCTACCGAACGACAGTTACGGCCAAGCTCTAGCCAAGAACATACTGGACTATCACAGACCTTTCGGAGGATACTACCCACCCCCCGCATGGTCGTCCAATATTACCGCGGATGGAATAAACGAGAATAACTATCCTCTAACCTTCTTCGTCAGGAGACATGATAGAACATATCACACGTGGTCATTCAACGTTCCGTGGTTGATAGCAATAATGCCCTACACTCCCGTGATGTTAAGCTCTGCAGACCCTTACGTACAAAGCATGGGCATCCAGAGTGGTGATATGGTTCAGTTTGAAGCCATCAATGAGCCCTGGAGTGGAGGACTTAGGACTACCTTGACTGCAGTTGCTTTCCTAGATAACGCCACTAGACCAGGTGCAGCTTGGGTCATTGTTTCAGCCCAGGCCTTGCCCGGATTCAGAAGTCAGACCCCAGACTCACCCCAAGTTAAGTACAGCGTTCTCAATAACTGGGCAAACATATCCTATATGCCTCCTTCAAGGGGAGGTCAACTATCGCCCACTACAGATAAGGCTTTCCCAATAATGTATTTAGATCCTATCACTGGTCAGACCTCTTGGCATGATAGTAGGATAAAGATTGTGGGCAAGAGCACTGCGTCTCAGGTTCAAGTGACCGCAAACAGGTTCACTTACATGGGTCAAGACTTTGCGAACCAAGATATCCTCTCCACTATCCTAAATCAGATGTCTGGTCAGATATCGGTCAGCAGTTCCCCGTCCCAGCCAACCTTCGCTCAACCCGTAAACGTACCCCATCTGAGGTTTGACGC
- a CDS encoding tetratricopeptide repeat protein, with translation MDPLVEAERLLEENKPQEALSVLGELELVEAFVLRAESYSKLGQLDRALKELDDGLQRFPFSYVILTERAELLERAGRLEEALDSVDRVLEIIPFSSEHHLIKARILFGLQRFEDANLELAEVLRSNPKNIEARVLKAFSYYNMGLKLDALSEVNRALAFKKDDPTLHALKGKIYYETGYHKLALSEFKIASHYEPENPDHYYDIALCYYTLEMFQDALLYIDLAISKGKKANYYALKASILYKLGKDPTQEIQIALSLDPSIKVVIEDLLNVKISPGGNIDKVK, from the coding sequence GTGGATCCCCTAGTTGAGGCAGAAAGACTTCTGGAGGAGAATAAGCCCCAGGAGGCCCTCTCTGTTTTAGGGGAATTGGAACTCGTGGAGGCCTTTGTACTAAGGGCTGAATCCTACTCCAAGCTGGGTCAACTTGATAGGGCGCTGAAGGAATTGGACGATGGTCTTCAGAGGTTTCCGTTTAGTTACGTTATCCTAACTGAAAGAGCAGAGCTATTGGAGAGGGCGGGAAGACTAGAGGAAGCCTTAGATTCTGTGGATCGAGTGCTTGAGATCATACCGTTCTCCTCAGAACATCATTTGATCAAGGCGAGGATCCTCTTCGGGCTCCAGAGATTCGAGGACGCTAACTTAGAGCTGGCTGAAGTCCTTAGGTCCAATCCCAAGAACATTGAGGCAAGAGTGTTGAAGGCATTCTCTTATTATAATATGGGACTAAAACTCGATGCCTTATCCGAGGTCAACAGAGCCCTGGCTTTCAAGAAGGACGATCCTACGCTCCATGCCTTGAAAGGAAAGATATACTATGAGACCGGTTATCACAAATTAGCCCTCAGCGAATTCAAGATAGCCTCTCACTATGAGCCTGAGAACCCAGACCATTACTATGATATTGCTCTATGTTACTACACCCTGGAAATGTTTCAAGACGCGCTTCTCTACATTGACCTGGCAATTTCCAAGGGTAAAAAGGCTAACTATTATGCGTTAAAAGCTTCAATTCTCTACAAACTAGGCAAAGATCCAACTCAAGAGATCCAGATAGCCCTAAGTCTCGACCCCTCAATTAAGGTCGTCATCGAGGATCTATTAAACGTAAAAATATCTCCAGGTGGAAATATCGATAAAGTGAAGTGA